The Zerene cesonia ecotype Mississippi chromosome 11, Zerene_cesonia_1.1, whole genome shotgun sequence sequence TGTTATCAGCAACTCaaatacaaacacatttttttacgtTATAAAATAAGCAAAGTTACCTACtttgattgaattaaaaataactctgtTTATTGTTACTTGTACGTCTACAAATGTTTGCGTGCGACTTTTTAGCCCTTGTAGTtcccataaatattttattatatcaaatttctttCAGGGTATGTGTCAAAAAGGAATCCGGTGGTATTCTCAGCTACATATCCCTTTTTATACTTTGTTATGGATTCTAATATACAAGTGGCCTTAATGGCTGGCAAAATGGTAGATCCACTAAATACTAGAATATTATAGCttgtttaaacataaatgaaaTGGTTTCATTTTTCTCCAGTTAATCCTTATAGAGGCAATATAAGATTATCTCCATAATTACCGTTATGTCGTCATAAAagatttcacataaaataaatttaaactaattctCTTATGTCGGGGCTTCGTTATTGTTGGGGGACACGATTCATGTCATTTTAACTGTGCTTGTGCTATGAAATATGCAATGCTTAGACCtcttgattttaaattatttgtatgtaatgcTATCTTTCTAAAATTATGGAAAAGTCAAATATAACAGTCTACAAAACCCATCTGTTtagcttttaatatatagaaagtcaaattataaaatatttcctttaatttagcttacaattgtttattataactacactatggaattaaatgaaacaaagtaatttttttacattatttaattacacttcTCACTTTGCCTTCTTAGATTTGATCTTTCTTAAGTAGAACTCAAGTTCCTTCCCCTCCAGCACGTATCCATCAGCCCGTCCGCACTGGCCAGGCCGACTTGCTACGCACGCTGCAAAACGTAAACACGACACATGAGCGAACAATCATAACTgctatagaaaataaatgatttaataaagattatcAGAGTAACTATGACAGTAAAATCATTCAGTTGCTAGACAGTTCCCAAAACGGTACCCATCAAAGAAGCAACCTCAAAACTTCTCGATTTCATcacaatataattcatttttgcAAACTCACATCAAAGATTAATCTTTGATCAAATATATCATTCAATTATATCAGggaattcaaaaaaaaattaaacacattaattGAAGTTACCTAATAAACGTCCAGTGTGGAATTGCTCTTCTAAAGCAGCTTCAACCTTGGAAAGGCGCTGCCTTGACAAGTACTTCTTTGCTGTCTTTTTACTTCTCTTTTTGTTGATGATGGCTTCTTCAGCTTCAGTCtggaatattgaatatttaattaaattactaaattatatttttagactcTGAATTTGTAATAGTAATTGTTGAGGGATGCATGTGTTTCAGGTATCCTTAGTCAAATCACTGAACATCATTTGACACGCAAAATGTTATCATCATGATCATGTAATGTCTAAAAAATGTTGGATACAAATGTGACCACAAGCAGctataaagaaattaacaattttaactttaaacttGCCTAACTCACTCTCTAGCTTGGCAATGCTGACTTATATATCATCTCTCTTTagaaataaagcaaaatttatgaaaaatggtTTAAATGAGATCAAAAGATCAAGAGATCCAGAGATTTAAGATCCAAAAccctaaataatttaaaaagataaacctcaagaaaaattaactaaaatgtatattctgccttatttttaaataaattcacatgACACATTAAATAGAACTACAGAATAagacatattttgttttactttatattataaaaacaaatataacagtcgaaggataaaaattaaagaaagtataatctacactaatattaaaaaaggaagcttatatttttgtgacaTTTTCAAGATAAAACCACtgggactgatttcaaaactTCTTTCACTATTATAGAGCTGCAGCTTCACTGAGTGCCATTATTATGTATCAAGTGCAAAGCCTGCGCAAACAACTTGtagttaataatttgatacaaatacaatattaaaaatccaaCAGATGATCTTATTTCCCCTAAGATATTCTTGACAAATAGAAACACGACTTACCAACTTGGCACCCTTCTTTCTACCAAGAGGGAGGAGGTAGTGGGATTCATACCACTGCCTGAAAGGTGTTGCATCAACCACAACAATTGCATTTTTGACCAGGGTCTTTGTACGCACCAATTCATTGTTAGATGCGTTGTATACTACATCAATGATACGGGTCTTGCGAGTGGCACCTGAAATATGcgtaagaaataattatttaaaattcaaaatgaaaatattggatataaaatatattcgatCTCacttctaattaaaataagcaaagccttttattaaattttactcacACTCGGAACCCCAAGCGAAGTTTCCATTGTCAAGACGTAAAGCGCGATACTTGGTATTTCCACCACGAGAACGCACCAAATGAATACGTTGAGGTCCAAGCTGAAAGAAGAAAATGGAAGTatcacaaattaaacaaaaataaacaaagtcaAGTATATATGAAGAGGTTATAAGTACACGTTCTTACTTTAGTGTTTGCAGCCGGGCGACCTAACTCGTACTTCCTCTTCTTGCGGATTGGGGCGCGTTTACCGCCCGTAGCTCGCCTTTTATGCCAGTGATCACGGCTAATACCTACACATTTAGAATTATTAGCATCCAAATCCAGGAATTGTCCCAAGTTATACAAATAGACCGAATCACTTCACAATTTTGTTTTCCATTCTAAcacagaaaataataacaaatacaatttatcgAAACCGTAATGCACTAAAATTTCAATGCGAttaagtaaatgaaataatcacTGTGAAGATATAATTcgataaaatttcttatttaacatACTACTCACCCATCTTGTCTGGGTCAGAAAGAAAAGGTTGTCAAAAGGAACTTTGAAGTTTAGTGTAGAACTGTCTATGGTCACCTAATTGACCCTAGATGAACTAATACTCCATCCACACACTTTTTCAGTACGCATTTTTGTACTTGATCCTCTacgttttgtaaaattaaatttcaatgagaaagggaaaaataaaatagaaatattaccTATGTATCAATGAATCAAAAATTTCTGAACAAAAATCCTGTTATATGTTTTGATAGCTCTAATTCGGCAATTACACTGATAAACTCCCATAAAGgagtcattattttttatagtgtattttaaccaaaaatcaaaactatctgaataatttttaattacaggtttacccaaataaaaaagtgtgaCCCTTTACCTTTGCCTAtcctataaataaagatttaatgtCGCTCTGACAGCATTTTCGTTGTTTacatttcttgttttatctATGGTTTCACCGTTCTCGCTTCGTTTTCTCTCGTTGTGTACTTTATTGGTTACCGCCAAGataaataactgtatttgaaaaaatggtattttgaacaattaacaatattattgaacAACTCCTAATCGacttacaaattacaattaataatactttaggAATTAGCTAAGAGACAATAAGAGAGTGAAGGTTCCTTGTGCAtaggttattaaaaatgtctaCTGATTTTTACATACGTTATTACGTGGGCCACAAAGGCAAGTTTGGTCATGAGTTTTTGGAATTTGAATTTCGACCTGATGGTAAACTCAGATATGCCAATAATTCTAATTATAAGAACGATACCATGATTCGGAAAGAAGCGTATGTGCATCCTTGTGTCATGGAGGAATTGAAACGTATAATAGTGGATTCCGAAATAATGCATGAAGATGATCGACTATGGCCACAACCAGACCGTGTCGGCAGACAGGTAATTAAACCTAGCAGCTAAAAATTTTGTTCTGGAcgacttattttatatgttaattatttaactttctAGTATGATGTACATTATCCGAACATTACATAGAAAACAAATGAGAAATAAttgaactaaataataatcaaaataaataaaaaagttcttGCATATTGTAATAGTATACTGAAATctcaattaacaaatttttaattcattgtcATATCcagaataatagaaaaatagacAAATCTGAAAGTTTGAACCGGAGGCTTACGTTTTCTGAAAAATGATAAGAATGAATGCTAAAACttgttattattcaattcCACCTAGCCTAAAACAATATTAGTCATATTCAACAgagcaaaatattttataaatataattttttatcataacataCTCATTGAACTTGtgtgtagtattttctttatattactGAATGTTTAACACAACAACTTCAAAGTTCTACTTTAGACTACAAAAgagtttcataaattaaagattttggACATCAGCTTGAAGAAATGGTCTGAACTGCTATTTTTACCCAAAATTAggaatttaattctttttgcttttatagttaaaaaaattaataaataattttacaatatagttatcagtaataattgtataattaaatattattttcaggaACTAGAGATTGTGATTGGAGAAGAACATATTTCATTCACAACATCTAAAACAGGATCTTTGGTGGATGTTAACCAATCTCGAGATCCTGAAGGTCTCAGATGCTTTTACTATTTGGTCCAGGATCTAAAGTGTCtcgtattttctttaattggtCTACACTTCAAGATCAAACCTATATAgagatgtatttttatattaagttgaattaaataatatttgtactcaagtttctgtttttattttagacattataattgtgagtgaattataatttaactcaTGGGCTTGGTATACATATTTCTAAATTCTATACTGCCACTTGTAGTGGTAAATGTAGAAATAGCTGTGTGTGTATGTAAGATGATACCATAAACATTCTACCAATGACCTATCGAAAGAAATGAAAGGTTAATactaactaaattaaaataaatatacatattcttGATTTGTTGGGTAATTATGTGACTTGTGTTGccattacatataatataatgatacagTGTATATGCTCCACTGTATCTATTAACCATCTTTGCATCTGACTTACATAGGCAAAGGTGTGAGAATCTATAGATGTAGGTTTGTTA is a genomic window containing:
- the LOC119830052 gene encoding 40S ribosomal protein S8, producing MGISRDHWHKRRATGGKRAPIRKKRKYELGRPAANTKLGPQRIHLVRSRGGNTKYRALRLDNGNFAWGSECATRKTRIIDVVYNASNNELVRTKTLVKNAIVVVDATPFRQWYESHYLLPLGRKKGAKLTEAEEAIINKKRSKKTAKKYLSRQRLSKVEAALEEQFHTGRLLACVASRPGQCGRADGYVLEGKELEFYLRKIKSKKAK
- the LOC119830384 gene encoding protein mago nashi, producing the protein MSTDFYIRYYVGHKGKFGHEFLEFEFRPDGKLRYANNSNYKNDTMIRKEAYVHPCVMEELKRIIVDSEIMHEDDRLWPQPDRVGRQELEIVIGEEHISFTTSKTGSLVDVNQSRDPEGLRCFYYLVQDLKCLVFSLIGLHFKIKPI